A window of the Myripristis murdjan chromosome 15, fMyrMur1.1, whole genome shotgun sequence genome harbors these coding sequences:
- the ephx5 gene encoding epoxide hydrolase 1 produces the protein MQRLQVLKQDFFSLNTTQHLIIGSAVAAGGLLAYLVHKRRQIKSIPLGEGWWGAGDKPLSEDDKIYPFQVQTSDQEIEDLHERIDKTRYTDPLEDSCFQYGFNSTYLKKVVHYWRNQFDWKKQVAVLNKYPHFKTKIEGLDVHFIHVRPPHREGQRVLPLMLVHGWPGSFYEFYRILPLLTETQDGLAFEVICPSIPGYGFSEAPHKQGFDSLAAARVFLTLMERLGFSQFYLQGGDWGSLITTNMAQMKPQSVKGLHVNMMMSSRGLKVLLSLLIGPYLPFLVGLTREDVRRLFPFFERNVYEILRESGYMHIQATKPDTAGCGVNDSPVGLAAYILEKFSTWTDLKNKDLVDGGLERKFSLDDLLTNVMIYWTTGSIVSSMRFYKENLKTNIDNRVDSRVGIFVPSGLAAFPGELMHCPRSWAAIRYRNIRSYTFMPRGGHFAAFEEPKLLASDIVQFVKKVEKC, from the exons ATGCAGAGGCTTCAGGTTTTGAA ACAGGATTTCTTCAGCTTGAATACCACGCAGCACCTTATCATAGGGTCAGCCGTGGCAGCAGGGGGATTACTGGCATACCTGGTGCATAAAAGAAGACAAATCAAAAGTATTCCTCTTGGTGAAGGATGGTGGGGAGCTGGAGACAAACCACTGTCAGAGGATGATAAAATTTATCCCTTTCAGGTGCAGACCTCAGATCAAGAGATTGAG GACCTTCATGAACGCATTGACAAAACCCGCTACACTGATCCCTTAGAGGACAGCTGCTTCCAGTATGGCTTCAATTCCACTTATCTGAAGAAAGTGGTGCACTACTGGAGGAATCAGTTTGACTGGAAAAAGCAAGTGGCAGTGCTCAATAAGTATCCACATTTCAAGACGAAAATAGAAG GACTGGATGTGCACTTCATCCATGTGCGACCGCCACATCGCGAGGGTCAGAGGGTTTTGCCTCTCATGCTTGTCCACGGCTGGCCCGGCTCATTCTACGAGTTCTACAGGATCCTACCACTGCTCACAGAGACCCAAGATGGCCTTGCATTTGAGGTCATATGCCCGTCCATCCCTGGCTATGGCTTCTCAGAGGCCCCGCACAAACAAG GGTTTGACAGTCTGGCTGCTGCCCGGGTTTTCCTGACTCTGATGGAGCGTTTGGGATTCTCACAGTTCTACCTGCAAGGAGGGGACTGGGGCTCCCTCATCACTACCAACATGGCACAGATGAAGCCACA GAGTGTGAAAGGTCTCCACGTTAACATGATGATGTCAAGTAGGGGATTAAAGGTACTGTTGTCGCTCTTGATTGGTCCCTACCTGCCCTTCCTGGTGGGCCTCACCCGAGAAGATGTCCGCCGGTTGTTCCCGTTCTTTGAGAGGAATGTCTATGAGATTCTGAGGGAATCGGGCTACATGCACATTCAGGCCACTAAACCAGACACTGCAG GCTGTGGAGTGAATGACTCTCCTGTTGGTTTGGCTGCCTACATCCTGGAGAAGTTTTCCACCTGGACTGACCTCAAGAACAAAGATCTAGTGGATGGTGGCTTGGAAAG AAAATTCAGCCTGGATGACCTGCTGACAAATGTCATGATCTACTGGACCACGGGCTCCATAGTGTCCTCCATGCGCTTCTACAAAGAGAACCTCAAGACAAACATTGACAACAGAGTGGATTCAAG ggtAGGGATATTTGTCCCCTCTGGTCTGGCAGCTTTCCCTGGTGAGCTGATGCACTGCCCTCGTTCATGGGCAGCAATTCGGTATCGAAACATCCGCTCCTACACTTTCATGCCTCGAGGTGGCCACTTTGCTGCCTTTGAGGAGCCCAAGCTGCTAGCCAGTGACATTGTTCAGTTTGTTAAGAAAGTGGAGAAGTGCTAA
- the mad2l1bp gene encoding MAD2L1-binding protein codes for MQHESRFQFPMMQRERDPGTFKSMAEESHTKPAADSEVTEDISNIGDEDYGGERRPSFSPEEDLSVRNGHDVTCEVLTLDRTGFQGASQTCSHRAAAEVHGQLPSQVGKTETSCESKDVPSERRVKANKCDTSGVENKENTTTSSHACMQQEADTSRQRSLETPPLTTTEVDNTEDRDAEVVRRAQEEGRVDVVFPGSVTQDACCRFVTEILKCILYQRQQLPMTYDQLLYSQRKQQASVQNKEVVSWRPSADIDLRKCQRTLQELEEVLQQLEVLFSLSRVPRVLLLLGGSLILPKEMYEINMEALSLTAGDQSLRVSTCLRQLFRTLFVADLLSDARSVHLMATTVLVLAHRDCGVAWFRPKLNFKVPTRVQNQIIALSTDPGICVTPCAEESDWQDYVWFQAPMTIKGFSK; via the exons ATGCAG catgagaGTCGATTCCAGTTTCCCATGATGCAGCGCGAAAGAGACCCGGGGACATTCAAAAGTATGGCCGAGGAGTCACATACAAAACCAGCAGCTGACTCAGAAGTTACCGAGGATATTTCCAACATCGGTGATGAAGATTATGGAGGCGAAAGGCGCCCGTCCTTTTCTCCGGAGGAAGATCTCAGCGTACGTAACGGCCACGACGTGACGTGCGAGGTCCTGACGTTAGACCGCACCGGTTTCCAAGGAGCTTCCCAGACTTGTTCACACCGAGCGGCTGCGGAAGTCCACGGACAGCTCCCAAGTCAGGTTGGAAAGACAGAAACCAGCTGTGAGTCAAAAGACGTGCCGTCAGAGCGTCGagtaaaagcaaataaatgtgATACAAGCGGCGtggaaaacaaggaaaacacgACAACAAGCAGCCATG cttGTATGCAACAAGAAGCAGACACGTCGCGACAGAGGAGTTTGGAAACCCCACCTTTGACGACCACTGAGGTTGATAACACCGAGGACAGGGATGCCGAGGTGGTGAGGCGAGCGCAGGAGGAAGGCCGTGTGGATGTGGTCTTCCCCGGCAGCGTCACCCAGGACGCCTGCTGCCGTTTCGTCACAGAGATCCTCAAGTGCATCCTCTACCAGAGACAGCAGCTGCCCATGACCTACGACCAGCTGCTGTACTCCCAGAGGAAACAGCAGGCTTCAGTGCAG AATAAGGAGGTGGTGAGCTGGAGGCCCTCAGCAGACATCGACTTGCGCAAGTGTCAGCGGACCCTCCAGGAGCTTGAGGAGGTGttgcagcagctggaggtgCTGTTCTCCCTCAGCCGGGTGCCGCGTGTGCTGCTCCTTCTGGGAGGCTCGCTCATCCTCCCCAAAGAAATGTATGAGATCAACATGGAGGCCCTGTCTCTGACTGCCGGAGATCAGAGTCTGCGCGTGTCAACATGCTTAAGGCAACTCTTTCGCACACTTTTTGTGGCTGACCTTTTGTCTGATGCCAGATCTGTTCATCTGATGGCCACCACGGTCTTAGTTTTGGCTCACAGGGATTGCGGCGTAGCTTGGTTTCGGCCCAAACTGAACTTTAAAGTGCCAACCAGGGTGCAGAACCAAATTATTGCACTGTCAACTGATCCTGGCATCTGTGTGACACCCTGCGCAGAGGAGTCAGACTGGCAGGATTATGTTTGGTTTCAGGCCCCCATGACGATTAAAGGCTTTAGCAAGTGA